A window from Plectropomus leopardus isolate mb chromosome 21, YSFRI_Pleo_2.0, whole genome shotgun sequence encodes these proteins:
- the usp12a gene encoding ubiquitin carboxyl-terminal hydrolase 12A, with protein sequence MEILMTVSKFASFCTMGANASALEKEIGSEQFPVNEHYFGLVNFGNTCYCNSVLQALYFCRPFREKILAYRSQPRRKENLLTCLADLFHSIANQKRKVGVIPPKKFITRLRKENELFDNYMQQDAHEFLNYLLNTIADLLQEERKQDKTNGRLANGTLDSQNNNSNATPAPTWVHEIFQGTLTNETRCLTCETISSKDEDFLDLSVDVEQNTSITHCLRGFSNTETLCSEYKYYCEECRSKQEAHKRMRVKKLPMILALHLKRFKYMEQLQRYTKLSYRVVFPLELRLFNTSGDATNPERLYDLVAVVVHCGSGPNRGHYIAIVKSHDFWLLFDDDIVEKIDAQAIEEFYGLTSEISKNSESGYILFYQSRD encoded by the exons ATGGAAATCCTAATGACAGTCTCCAAATTTGCCTCTTTTTGTACCATG GGCGCCAATGCCTCTGCTCTGGAGAAAGAGATTGGATCTGAGCAGTTTCCGGTCAATGAGCACTACTTTGGCCTGGTCAAT TTCGGAAACACCTGCTACTGCAACTCAGTGCTGCAGGCTCTGTACTTCTGCCGACCATTTCGGGAGAAGATATTGGCGTACCGCAGTCAGCCTCGGCGGAAGGAGAACCTGCTCACCTGCCTGGCTGACCTGTTTCACAGTATTGCCAACCAGAAGAGGAAAGTGGGCGTCATACCACCCAAGAAGTTCATCACACGGCTTCGCAAAGAGAATG AGCTTTTTGACAATTACATGCAGCAGGATGCCCATGAGTTCCTGAACTACCTGCTCAACACCATCGCAGATCTGCTtcaggaggagaggaagcagGACAAGACCAACGGCCGCCTTGCCAACGGCACGTTGGACTCtcagaacaacaacagcaatgcCACGCCCGCTCCCACCTGGGTCCACGAGATCTTCCAAGGCACTCTGACCAATGAGACACGCTGCCTCACCTGTGAAACG aTAAGCAGCAAAGATGAGGACTTTCTGGACCTTTCTGTGGATGTCGAACAGAATACCTCCATCACACACTGCCTCAG AGGTTTCagcaacacagaaacactgtgcAGTGAGTACAAATACTACTGTGAAGAATGTAGAAGCAAGCAGGAGGCTCATAAGAG GATGCGTGTTAAGAAGCTGCCAATGATCTTGGCGTTGCACCTGAAGCGCTTCAAGTACATGGAGCAGCTGCAGCGCTACACCAAGCTGTCCTATCGCGTCGTCTTCCCCCTGGAGCTCCGCCTCTTCAACACCTCCGGGGACGCCACCAATCCTGAGAGGCTGTACGACCTAGTCGCCGTGGTGGTGCATTGTGGGAG TGGTCCAAACCGGGGTCATTACATCGCCATTGTGAAAAGTCATGACTTCTGGTTGCTTTTTGATGATGACATTGTAGAG AAAATTGATGCACAGGCCATAGAAGAATTCTACGGTCTCACTTCTGAAATCTCCAAGAACTCTGAGTCAGGCTACATCCTCTTTTACCAGTCCAGAGACTAA
- the rpl21 gene encoding 60S ribosomal protein L21 gives MTNTRGKRRGTRYMFSRPFRKHGPIPLSTYMRIYKKGDIVDIKGTGTIQKGMPHKCYHGKTGRVYNVTQHAVGIIVNKQVKGKILAKRINVRIEHVKHSKSRDSFLQRVKANEARKMEAKQKGSWVELKRQPAPPRDAHFVSTKKNVPQLLEPIPYEFMA, from the exons ATGACGAACACCAGAGGCAAGAGGAGGGGGACCAGGTACATGTTCAGCAGGCCATTTCGCAAGCATG GCCCAATCCCTCTGTCCACGTACATGCGTATCTACAAGAAGGGTGACATTGTTGACATCAAG GGCACAGGTACCATTCAGAAGGGTATGCCTCACAAGTGCTACCATGGCAAAACAGGACGTGTCTATAACGTTACCCAACATGCTGTCGGCATTATTGTCAACAAGCAGGTCAA GGGCAAGATCCTGGCCAAGAGGATTAACGTGCGCATTGAGCATGTGAAGCACTCAAAGAGCAGGGACAGTTTCCTGCAGCGCGTCAAAGCAAACGAGGCCAGGAAGATGGAGGCCAAGCAGAAGGGCAGCTGGGTGGAGCTGAAGCGACAG CCCGCTCCTCCCCGTGACGCTCACTTTGTCAGCACCAAGAAGAACGTGCCACAGCTGCTGGAGCCCATCCCCTACGAGTTCATGGCATAA